Below is a window of Spirochaetota bacterium DNA.
TTAAAAATCCTATATTTTTAATATTACTTTTATTCTCTAAAATTAATCTATAAGAAGCAACACCTCTATAAGGATAATTTTTGCCAAATTTATCTTTATTTTTCTGCCAATATGATGGGACAAATATAAAGTCCCTGTATTTATTAATAAAATCTTCATTTTGATAATCAATTTTTTCTGAAATTAAAAGTTTATCATAATAAAATTCCCATTCCCCATTTAATTTAAGAATACTATTTGATTTAAAAATATTGTTATCAATAATGCAATAAGCTTTATTTATCTTCAAATCAAACTTATTAGAAATAGTATGCTTATTAATTAAAACATAAAAATAAAAAAGAAAACCTATAAAAAATATAATTGATAAAAAGTAAAAAAAATAAGACAAATTGTATCTGTTTTTTAGATTAACAAAATTTTTTTTAATATTTTTTGAAAATTTTTTAAAATTATAATAGGATTTTTCCATAAAAGCTCTTTCATTTTAAATCTTTTTTATATCTATTTGTCTGTTTTTGTTAAAAAAATAGATATTATTTTCTCTTTTAAACTAATTAACTTATTAAATATAATTTTATCAATGTTTTTTAAATCTTCTTTATTTAATAACTTAAGATTTAAAGGTTTATCAAACGCTACAAAAACATCTTTGCCTTTATTAACACCAAACTCACCAGGTTTACATACCTCTCTAGTACCATAAATAAAAGTTGGTACAAGTAAAGCATTGCCATAATATGCCGCCATTAGTCCACCTTTATATAAACTCTGCAATTCACCATCCTTGCTCATATAACCTTCAGGAAATAAAATTAAATTATTACCTTTTCTTAGAGAGTCAGCAATATCTTTTAATGATTTAATTTGAGAAGATTTATCATGCTTATCTATAAAAACTCCTCCTGAATGTCTTACCCAAAAATGAGTTACAAAAAAGGATGTAAATTGTTTGTTAGCTATATAACCATTAGGGACAGGGATAGATGCACTCAAAACTGGAATATCATAAGGTGAAAGATGGTTAGAAGCAAAAAGATAAGTTTCATTCAATTTTAGAAATTCTTCCCCTATAATTTTTAGATTTATTTTAGCAATTTTACATAAATCTTCCCCCCATGATTTCATCCTTAAATAAGAATATTCTTTCCAAGAAATAGTTTTCTTTTTCAAATAAGCAAATGGTATTTCAAATCCCAAAAGCAAAGTCCTCCATAATATTTTAAATGTAGTTAATAATTTACCTTCTTTATAAGCATTTCTTAAAAATGGTATTAACTTAAACTTACCACCTTTAATAAGTTTACTATATTTAAGTCCACCTTCATATATTTCTTCTTTTTTTCTAGTATGGAAAAAATTTACAATTTCTTTTTTATTCTCTTTTTCATTTTTTAATTTATTTTTAATATTTTCCATAATTATTCCCCTAAAGATAATAATTATTAATTAATTTAAATGAAAAAACCTATCTATATTGAACTTCTTTTTTGCTCCATAATGAAGATATAAAAAATAAATAGAAATTGGAATTAATATCGCTAAAACAAATGGAGACCAAATAAGATCAAACTTTCTAAATGAATAAAAACAAATTATAAAATCTATTAAAATACAAAAAAAAGATATATAAATTAAAATAAAACCAAATATATTCCAACCTTTAGTTTTAACTTTTAAAAAAGTTAAGTAAAAAAGTAAACATAAAACAATTACTGATATAATAATAGGTAATCCCAAAGTTAAAAACCAGTTTATTTTTTTATCAATAAAATCAATAAAAAAAAGAAATATTGATAAATCAATAAAAACTAAAAAAAGAGTCAAAAAAATTTTCCTATAAAGAAAAAAGATAATAGAAATTAAACCAAAGAAAAATATTATAGAAACAATGGGATAAAATACCCAATTTTTAGTTTGTGGAAATTTTATTAAAATAACAATAAATATAAATAAAGCTACCGAAAAAAATAATCCAATTATTGACCAAATTATTTTTATATCTTTAGAATTATCTCTTTTATCATTAAAAGAATTTGTTGAAATATTTGGATATAAATCCCCCTTATCATCAATATTGGTAAATGAAGTTACAAGTATTTCTCCACATAAAGGGCATCTATCTTTTTTCTGATCTATTTCTATACCACACCTCTTACAATATGGCATAAAACCTCCAAATTAAAAATTTGTTTTTACTTTAAC
It encodes the following:
- a CDS encoding 1-acyl-sn-glycerol-3-phosphate acyltransferase, translated to MENIKNKLKNEKENKKEIVNFFHTRKKEEIYEGGLKYSKLIKGGKFKLIPFLRNAYKEGKLLTTFKILWRTLLLGFEIPFAYLKKKTISWKEYSYLRMKSWGEDLCKIAKINLKIIGEEFLKLNETYLFASNHLSPYDIPVLSASIPVPNGYIANKQFTSFFVTHFWVRHSGGVFIDKHDKSSQIKSLKDIADSLRKGNNLILFPEGYMSKDGELQSLYKGGLMAAYYGNALLVPTFIYGTREVCKPGEFGVNKGKDVFVAFDKPLNLKLLNKEDLKNIDKIIFNKLISLKEKIISIFLTKTDK